Genomic DNA from Sardina pilchardus chromosome 4, fSarPil1.1, whole genome shotgun sequence:
CTAACTGAATTAATATCTACATATTGTTGTACATATAGAGAGATACTAATTGCGAGACCGTTCTGTTCACCTCTTAATTTTCTCCCCAAAGCTCATGATAcagcaatatacagtacatgtgctgtACAGCGCAGACATGCCAAAACCAGTAAATACACTAATGCTCTCTAGTCAGGCACCATTGCACTTTGATGAAACCCACTTCCTGGATGGTGAGGGTGACCTTTCCTTTACATATGGTTATGAGTGAACATAATATAGGTATAAGGGCAAACTAAGAGTTGaaatgatgtaaaaaaaaaacattttgtctgGAGCGCATTAATTGTAATAGCTTTGGGAACTTTAACCCCCACCAGTCCATTTCAGTTTTGAGGATATAAAACTTTCACATTCTGTACAGCTGTGATATTGTCTTGTTGTGATTTTGATTCTGAATCTGCTGAAGGCTTTTTGTACTTTTGCAAAAGAAAACCAACCcatcccaccccctccccctagTGGACAAACTGTGTTATATTTTTGTATACATCTAAATTACTTAAaagtatatataaaaataaacaaagcaaTATTCTATTTCAGATTTAGGATCAATAAAATTGAGTTTAGCTGGTCTTGCATAAAAAGTCAGTCATGGTTCATTGTCTAAACATCTATTCTAGAAGCATTCCATTCATACATCAGAGACAGCTCCACATCCTAAACAAAAATACACCCATAAGCTTTTTCTGCAATTTTATTGTATTTTGCAATATCAGGTCAATATAGTCTAAATCAATCATAAATACAATTTCATGTCAGTATTATACATTTTAAGcaaattaaaatatatattaggTCATCTCCAATATATTATTAGTAGTAAGAAGGACATTTTAATGCCTATATTTTATAAAGAGGACCATCCACACTGTAAACTCTTGTACCATATTTCTCATTTTCCCATTTGTTGTACATTATGTATATTTTGTTTGTATCATAGTTCACAAACAACTATACTTTTTTGTAGTGGAGTGAAATAAAATGGTTTTGTTTCAATAACATAGCATatatgttttcttgttttagTTTCCCTTTTTCTTGAGTGCTTAATTTGAGTCTTGTGCAGTGCAGAAACAGTGCTGTTTGATACTGGTCTGTACATCTGGTCAAGGCCCCTGTTCCACCAAGTTCCCTCTGTGCTGGTGTGAGGTAAACATTATACAGGCATTTTAATGACTGTTTGGGATAGCTCATATTGCCTTTTCAGCAGAAGTGATAAATGCAAGGACTTCACGCTCTTGACGAGTTCACATGAGGCCCTGGTGGCGTCTGACCGTCACACCGTGAAGCGCCGCCTTTGAAGGTCAGTCCAATGTGACACAATGAAAACATTTGAATTCTCCCTAAAAGCCTGCGTTATAATGGCACCGGGCTGATTTTTCTGGCAGCCTATTACACAGCTGCGCCGCTCAACAGAAAACATTCGCACACAATCCCTTCCGCTCTCCGTATGTCCCCTCGTCTCatacgcaaacatacacacagaattaGAAAGGCCTTTGAATGTCTGTCGGGGGCACTAGTTTTTGCTTGGGGTATTTGTGATGACTGTCAACGTTTAGAAAGGCCCTTGAGGGAGTGGGCACCTGCCCTAGAGGGCTCTATGAGCTCCCAAGGAAGGCTTGGATTAGGGCACTGGAGGAGTAGGGTCCATGTGCTGCTGAGGCCCATTGTCTGTGGGCTCTTCTCCTGCTGAGGAGCTTATGGAGAGCAGCCCGGGCTCTTGAGCGGGGTCTGGGATGACAGGGGCCACAGGGTCTTGGGAGGAAAGGGCCAGGCTGCCATGTCTGTGGAAAGACCTAATCCATCTGAAGTGTTTGGTGGCCCACCCGCTAGAGTTTGCTTTGGAAAACACTGGCACTTTTGCAGGGGAGGTTTCTTATGTGTCTAGTTTGCACTATCGCGCTAACTTCAATTTCAACTTCAGTTTCAAGAGAAGTGAGAAAAATGGCATGAAATCATCTCGGCACGAATggctgaaatgttttttttttttttttttaaatgacaaaaaatggaAATGTCTACTGTTTGGCTAATGGCCTCAGTGACGCATCACAGTCAGGCCGGGGAAGACTGATGTATCCTTTTTTCCACTGTTGAGTAGCTTGTGTTTATAAAGCTGGGTGTTCCAGCTCCCCACGGCCCAGTCCTTTCTGAGTGACACATGGGGGGCCGCTGGGCCCCCTGTTTATTTTTGGAGCCCACGGGCCAGTGTCCACGGTTCAGCTGTCGTCAGGCAGCAATAAGGTATGCCTTCGCAGCTCTCTGGAATAAACCTCCAACAATGACAGGCTCTAGTCACctaccacacataaacacaagtgGCTTGGCTCTCACTGGCACTGAAAGCTGCCTCAGCTTACTAGAGTCTTTAGCCCAAACGTTTCAGAAGCATAAATTCATTCAATGTGCACATACAATGTTTGGCAAATATATAATGTTGCAGCCCGTATTGTGGCCCAGAATTTCTGCATGTTTCAAATCTTAACATTATGCTCAAAATAGAGAAAACGAGACGCGAATCTATTCAGTCTTAGAAAACTGGACAGTCAGCTGGTGAGTGTGCTCCACCTTAAGCGAGCGTGAGTTAGGAACAGGAAGTTTCAACCCTCCAATCAACAAGCGCGTTAGTGAAATATGCAACGGAACCTCCATGACGACAACAGAGCAAAATCAAAACAGTGCTTACAGCCATACATTCACTGTATTCTGCGTAAACGCGACAGTTAATTGATTTCATGCATAAAAACGGCTTGTAAGTTAACTTGGCAATGGCTGGCAATGGTGGCACAGAGGGGGATGTTGATGATCCCCTCGGGACAGGCTGTCGACTCATATCTGTATCAGATCTCCCTAGTACCACACCTGCAGGTACAGTAGCTGCTTACAGTTATTGAGAACCAATctcataggctacattttaataATAGACAGTGCCACACGCACGCTACACTAAAATTCCATAGCTTCTTCAGTCGAGTTTGACAGataataacatactgtataatttGCAGCACAAATAGCCATATCAAATCTTTATAGGCAATAGTCGAACTTCGGTGTAAAGTATTGTTTTGCTTTTGGAATGATTTGAAGGTGTTTCCAGGTGTGGTGGGTAAGTTATCAAGCGCCTAGCCTACGAGAACGACGGTAACAGTCAAATCATTCTCCATAGGGCGGAATCTGAAGGAATGGTTGAAGGAGCAGTTTTGTGATCAACCCACCGATGAATGCGAGGACATGCGGCTCCATAATTCTGCCCATGTGGGTGATCTGGACACCCTCAAGAATCTTTTGGAGGATGACAGCTTCAAACGGTAATTTAGGGCCAGTCCACACCAAATGTTTTACCTGACGCTCAGCCGTCTGTATTGTAATAACAACAGAGAAAATTTTTCAGTTTGGATGGCTTGAGGCATTATCCCTCTTCTCTTGTTACAGGCGAATTAATGAGAAgtctgtgtggtgctgtggctGGCTTCCCTGTACACCACTCCGCATCGCTGCCACTGCGGGCCACAGTGACTGTGTGAACTTCCTCATCTGTCAGGGGGCCGACGTGGACCTGGTGGATGTGAAGGGCCAGACAGCGCTTTATGTAGCCGTGGTCAATGGCCACCTGGATTGTGTGCGGATCCTGCTGGAGGCTGGAGCAAACCCCAACGGCAGCCGCCACCACCGCAGCACCCCGCTGTACCACGCAGCTCGAGTGGGCCGCCATGACATCATTCAGGAGCTCATCAGGCAAGAATGCAAGGCCGTCCTCTGCCCCAACCACCACACTAACAAACTCTCCATCGTAGGCTACTGAGAATTCTTGTTTGATGAATGAGCACATAATGGATGAAATTGTGATAATTTGCAGTAAAAACTAATAAATTAGTATTGCAATAAATAAAAAggttttctatctctctgttc
This window encodes:
- the asb1 gene encoding ankyrin repeat and SOCS box protein 1, yielding MAGNGGTEGDVDDPLGTGCRLISVSDLPSTTPAGRNLKEWLKEQFCDQPTDECEDMRLHNSAHVGDLDTLKNLLEDDSFKRRINEKSVWCCGWLPCTPLRIAATAGHSDCVNFLICQGADVDLVDVKGQTALYVAVVNGHLDCVRILLEAGANPNGSRHHRSTPLYHAARVGRHDIIQELIRFNADVDVDYQLCLHSAPSAPRTLSTLGLCPLYITAAYHHLPCFRLLLSAGANPDYNYSGPVSREALARTPATCLLDAVLKHGCQPAFVSLLLEHGANPYLVPWEEPDPELVGRGRVHPEALHIYQEARRCPHRLSHLCRVAVRRAMGKPRLALIPTVPLPEAIKSFLLHLD